In Gemmatimonadaceae bacterium, one DNA window encodes the following:
- a CDS encoding HemK/PrmC family methyltransferase — protein sequence MTAGSQQLAASSKGLQANSQQPTANSERPLQYAEGTAHFRHLELQVDERVLIPRPETEVVVDWALRLAGAGGGIAVDIGTGSGAIALSLALEGSFDRVIATDVSADAIEAAAANLARLRPTLRTPVELRLGSFLAPVLGVGARLLISNPPYIAAGEMRALPANVRGWEPPLALLSGEDGMAATATIIEGAHRVLAQGGWLVLETDSTRARAAEALVHAEGRYTDIAVHSDLTGRDRVLVARLR from the coding sequence ATGACGGCTGGCAGCCAGCAGCTAGCAGCTAGCAGCAAGGGGCTTCAAGCCAATAGCCAACAGCCAACAGCCAATAGCGAGCGGCCACTTCAATACGCTGAAGGAACGGCGCATTTCCGGCATCTCGAGCTTCAGGTCGACGAGAGAGTGCTGATTCCGCGGCCGGAGACCGAGGTCGTCGTGGATTGGGCGTTGCGTCTTGCCGGTGCTGGTGGCGGGATCGCCGTCGATATCGGCACGGGCAGCGGGGCGATCGCGCTTTCGCTGGCGCTGGAGGGGTCGTTCGACCGCGTGATAGCGACCGACGTCTCGGCGGACGCCATCGAGGCCGCCGCGGCCAACCTCGCGCGATTGAGGCCGACTCTGCGGACGCCCGTCGAGCTCAGGCTGGGCTCGTTTTTGGCGCCCGTGCTGGGGGTAGGCGCGCGGCTCCTGATCTCCAACCCGCCGTACATCGCCGCGGGGGAGATGCGCGCTCTTCCTGCCAACGTGCGCGGCTGGGAGCCGCCGCTAGCGCTGCTGTCAGGGGAGGACGGAATGGCCGCGACCGCGACTATCATTGAGGGAGCGCATCGGGTGCTGGCGCAGGGTGGATGGCTGGTGCTGGAGACCGATTCGACGCGCGCGCGGGCCGCGGAAGCGCTGGTCCACGCGGAGGGCCGCTATACGGACATAGCCGTTCACTCCGACCTCACCGGCCGCGACCGTGTGCTCGTCGCGCGGCTGCGATAG
- a CDS encoding YlbF family regulator translates to MLEEKAKDLGRQIGQTEEYKLVKRSGEALNGDATAVALLKEMEKIRTDAQRMMERGEQPTPEMEQQLDDLLGRIQVNPVYQSAIVAQENFDKLMAQVNGWILDGMKKGAASPIITLG, encoded by the coding sequence ATGCTCGAGGAAAAAGCAAAAGATCTCGGCCGGCAGATCGGCCAGACCGAGGAATACAAGCTGGTGAAGCGCTCCGGCGAGGCGCTCAACGGTGACGCCACCGCCGTCGCGCTGCTCAAGGAGATGGAGAAGATCCGCACCGACGCGCAGCGGATGATGGAGCGCGGCGAGCAGCCCACGCCCGAGATGGAGCAGCAGCTCGACGACCTACTCGGCCGCATCCAGGTGAATCCCGTGTATCAGAGCGCGATCGTGGCCCAGGAGAACTTCGACAAGCTGATGGCGCAAGTGAACGGCTGGATTCTCGACGGCATGAAGAAGGGCGCCGCCAGTCCCATCATCACGCTCGGTTGA
- the tmk gene encoding dTMP kinase: protein MSAGALVVFEGAEGVGKSTQVDLLLRRLQDAGIAAVSFREPGGTAVGDRIREILLRPGNVISPATEALLFMASRAELCEREIAPAVAAGKIVVLDRFFLSTYAYQIAGRGLPEEDVRGANKLATGGLVPDLTVILDYPVRSGLERASGRGSSDRMEQLDAEFHERIGRAFATFATDEWSAEHPECGRIVSVDARGSAEEVAARVADALADNLPDRFWMLRQPEHSGLS from the coding sequence GTGTCCGCCGGCGCGCTCGTCGTCTTCGAAGGCGCGGAGGGAGTCGGTAAGTCCACGCAGGTGGATTTGCTGCTGCGCCGCCTCCAGGACGCCGGCATCGCAGCCGTCTCGTTCCGCGAGCCCGGGGGCACCGCCGTCGGCGACCGGATCCGTGAGATACTGCTCCGCCCGGGTAACGTGATTTCGCCGGCCACAGAGGCGCTGTTGTTCATGGCTTCGCGCGCGGAGCTGTGCGAGCGCGAGATTGCGCCGGCGGTCGCGGCCGGGAAAATCGTCGTGCTCGACCGGTTCTTCCTCTCGACTTACGCGTATCAGATCGCGGGACGCGGATTGCCCGAAGAGGATGTGCGCGGGGCCAACAAGCTCGCGACCGGCGGTCTGGTGCCCGATCTCACGGTCATCCTGGACTATCCCGTACGGAGCGGATTGGAACGCGCGAGCGGTCGCGGGAGTAGTGACCGGATGGAGCAGCTCGACGCTGAATTTCACGAGCGGATCGGCCGGGCTTTCGCGACGTTCGCGACCGACGAGTGGTCGGCGGAGCACCCGGAGTGCGGCCGGATCGTGAGCGTGGACGCCCGCGGCAGCGCGGAGGAGGTGGCCGCTCGCGTCGCCGACGCGCTGGCGGACAATCTTCCCGACAGATTCTGGATGTTACGGCAACCGGAGCACAGTGGACTTTCTTAG